From Pyrenophora tritici-repentis strain M4 chromosome 1, whole genome shotgun sequence, the proteins below share one genomic window:
- a CDS encoding Metal-resist multi-domain protein — MVPQIPATTANPIATAAAEKQEPKKPITTVLFALPKTTYEEANGAEGTDDTLAYLKVQQELLRYLGTKAADALSARQAYKWTENISPNKHPRARDALRLCYYMRSQTFDTYADIKNGFINLYVVNQVTNLRGSDKDMLYWRQSISTNEIIQRGPPAGRASTGVLQGNAAVIELMSRVHRFADLPDPHGPARTANDARLMGGNIQEMLEEMDEINAEGYEEEDEDEEEEDDGEEHEGAEPAQNSLTMHIARAEVNLHRLLASEPYDADAVAAALMRMEELNQQLHTE; from the coding sequence ATGGTACCTCAGATCCCAGCCACGACAGCCAACCCGATAGCCACTGCAGCAGCAGAAAAGCAGGAGCCTAAGAAGCCCATCACCACAGTCCTATTCGCGTTGCCCAAGACCACATACGAGGAAGCCAATGGAGCAGAAGGCACCGATGATACCCTGGCCTATCTAAAAGTACAGCAGGAACTGCTCAGGTATCTAGGTACAAAAGCCGCCGACGCTCTCAGTGCTAGACAAGCCTACAAATGGACGGAGAACATTTCACCCAACAAGCACCCCCGAGCCCGAGACGCTCTACGGCTATGCTACTACATGCGCTCACAGACCTTCGACACGTATGCGGACATAAAGAATGGCTTCATCAACCTCTACGTTGTTAATCAGGTTACCAACCTTCGGGGTTCAGACAAGGATATGTTGTACTGGCGACAGTCCATTTCGACCAACGAGATCATCCAGAGAGGCCCGCCTGCTGGTCGTGCTTCTACCGGGGTGCTTCAAGGCAATGCAGCGGTGATTGAGCTGATGTCACGTGTCCATCGCTTTGCTGATTTGCCCGATCCTCATGGTCCTGCTCGCACAGCCAACGATGCTAGACTGATGGGCGGCAATATTCAAGAAATGCTGGAAGAGATGGACGAGATAAACGCAGAGGGCTAtgaagaggaagatgaggacgaggaagaggaagatgaTGGAGAAGAGCATGAGGGCGCAGAACCTGCTCAGAACAGCCTCACCATGCACATCGCACGCGCTGAAGTCAACCTGCACCGTCTCCTAGCTAGCGAACCATACGATGCAGATGCTGTGGCCGCCGCACTGATGCGGATGGAGGAACTCAATCAACAATTGCACACCGAGTAG
- a CDS encoding DUF3729 domain containing protein has protein sequence MTDQGKQQSKTYKQQAGEYYNQKYETWMPWIEDQYLKWFTKDNKASYATKQNLDKTKVTGVDQVDNLQDGVNNLVGGQVGKGGLAQPIGDAVSKEGINRAERGGKDEQGRPIEGQGPFGGYGQSAADGVKGGASSVTEGAKSAGGWAGAQLAQRAKKREKAHARRKEKKLEQSSGFGSWEYAPDKRYSNIEYKLPGFAAAQRLYIGSTQNEHLDALADAPEEFRMGLLAIYAGEPQASIRLSLTDQTLREIADKAAFPNLEHIHLLGCDDALTNGLMGIMMKCRKIQSIVATTHIHGHYLSNMLILKMLS, from the exons ATGACGGACCAGGGCAAACAACAGTCCAAGACGTACAAGCAGCAAGCAGGAGAGTACTACAACCAAAAGTACGAAACATGGATGCCGTGGATCGAGGACCAGTACCTCAAGTGGTTTACCAAAGATAACAAAGCATCCTATGCTACCAAGC AGAACCTCGACAAAACCAAAGTCACAGGCGTAGACCAAGTCGATAACCTCCAGGATGGCGTGAACAATCTTGTTGGCGGTCAAGTAGGAAAAGGCGGTCTCGCCCAACCTATTGGCGATGCAGTCTCAAAGGAGGGCATCAACCGTGCTGAACGCGGTGGCAAGGATGAACAAGGAAGGCCGATTGAAGGTCAGGGACCGTTTGGAGGTTACGGACAGAGCGCTGCAGACGGTGTCAAAGGTGGCGCTAGTAGCGTTACTGAGGGAGCGAAAAGTGCTGGCGGATGGGCTGGGG CGCAACTCGCGCAACGAGCAAAAAAGCGCGAAAAAGCCCACGCCCGCCGAAAAGAGAAGAAGCTCGAGCAAAGCTCGGGATTTGGAAGCTGGGAGTATGCCCCTGATAAGAGATATTCTAACATTGAATACAAACTACCTGGATTTGCGGCTGCTCAGCGTCTGTACATTGGATCGACCCAGAA TGAGCACCTCGACGCCCTAGCAGACGCCCCAGAGGAGTTCCGCATGGGCCTCCTCGCAATTTACGCCGGCGAACCTCAAGCATCCATTCGCCTCAGTTTGACCGACCAGACTCTCCGTGAAATCGCGGACAAAGCTGCGTTCCCAAACCTGGAGCATATTCATCTGCTTGGGTGTGACGATGCTCTTACCAACGGCTTAATGGGCATCATGATGAAATGCCGCAAGATTCAATCCATTGTAGCAACAACGCACATCCACGGGCATTATTTGAGCAACATGCTGATTCTAAAGATGCTGTCCTAG
- a CDS encoding Arp, Ankyrin repeat protein produces the protein MPTYEETYGQQAAQAVGTGATDGDGAVQAPPDAKSTSDLPPAALDLAARLFDLARSGDASTLSQYVSAGIPRNLTNASGDTLLMLASYHGHAETVKMLLDNGADANVLNGRGQSPIAGAVFKGYDDVVRALYEGGADVEKGQPNAVDCARMFKRGSCLKLFSVEEGEGTVVDVDAHVVS, from the coding sequence ATGCCAACTTACGAAGAAACATACGGCCAACAAGCCGCCCAAGCCGTAGGCACCGGTGCAACCGACGGCGACGGTGCCGTACAAGCACCTCCCGACGCTAAATCTACATCGGATCTCCCACCCGCAGCTCTCGATCTAGCAGCACGCCTCTTCGACCTCGCTCGCAGCGGTGATGCCTCGACCCTCTCGCAATACGTCTCTGCAGGGATCCCCAGGAACCTGACCAACGCATCTGGTGACACGCTGCTCATGCTGGCCTCGTACCACGGCCACGCAGAGACAGTGAAGATGCTGTTGGACAACGGCGCAGACGCGAATGTGCTGAATGGGAGGGGTCAGAGCCCAATTGCAGGAGCCGTGTTCAAAGGGTACGATGATGTTGTTAGGGCGCTATATGAGGGAGGGGCGGATGTGGAGAAGGGACAGCCGAATGCGGTAGATTGTGCGAGGATGTTCAAGAGGGGGAGTTGTCTGAAGTTGTTTAGCGTGGAGGAGGGCGAGGGCACGGTGGTAGATGTTGATGCGCATGTTGTGTCGTAA
- a CDS encoding TAFII28 multi-domain protein, with product MSVEARRKQEKEYERMLEDFMTPAQMDRYATYRRIRLKRETVRKLVNQTLSQSVPQPIIIAVTSYSKTFIGELIDRALTVRDEWSAVRTHLPNPNLPPQILSQSLGRPSAHIKDERNKPTNSDITGAGWYPNQVDRSEGIWKEVEKDASLQERLKACDKGPLTPAHLREALRRYKRDRDGGGAGFAGMSLEGVERTMGRTGGKRLFK from the exons ATGAGTGTCGAGGCCCGTCGCAAACAAGAGAAGGAATACGAGCG CATGCTAGAAGACTTCATGACGCCTGCGCAAATGGACCGCTACGCAACTTACCGCCGCATCCGTCTCAAGCGCGAAACCGTCCGTAAACTCGTCAACCAAACCCTCTCGCAATCCGTACCCCAGCCCATCATCATCGCCGTAACATCCTACTCCAAAACCTTCATCGGCGAACTCATTGACCGCGCCCTTACCGTTCGCGACGAGTGGTCCGCCGTCCGCACACACCTGCCTAATCCAAACCTCCCGCCCCAGATCCTTAGCCAGAGTTTGGGAAGGCCAAGCGCGCATATCAAGGATGAGCGGAATAAACCTACTAATTCAGACATTACAGGCGCGGGTTGGTATCCGAATCAGGTCGATCGGAGTGAAGGTATCTGGAAAGAAGTGGAAAAGGACGCAAGCCTGCAGGAGAGGTTGAAGGCGTGTGATAAGGGGCCGCTGACACCTGCGCATCTCAGGGAGGCCTTGAGGCGATACAAGCGGGATCGCGACGGTGGAGGTGCTGGCTTCGCAGGCATGAGCTTAGAGGGAGTGGAGAGGACTATGGGCAGGACTGGTGGCAAGCGGCTGTTCAAGTGA
- a CDS encoding 60S ribosomal protein uL4 yields the protein MSRPTVTVVSAKGEATTDTVPVPNVFKAPIRPDIVHAVHTGMNKNRRQPYAVSEKAGHQTSAESWGTGRAVARIPRVSGGGTHRAGQAAFGNMCRSGRMFAPTKVWRKWHQKINLNQKRFATASALAASGSPALLLARGHAISTVPEVPLVISSTAFADAAIKKTSAAVALLKAVGAGADVEKARNTRKLRAGKGKLRGRRHKQRRGPLVIYNPDEDGKELVLAFRNIPGVETSSVYSLNLLQLAPGGHLGRFIVWTSSAFTALDKVYGSTTEPSALKKDFLLPSTMMTQPDLSKIINSSDVQKVLRPVRGGAVSKRGVVQKKNPLKNFQVQLRLNPYAATFSKEKLGQKSLEAKKPEPMAETFYDLLHEN from the exons ATGTCGAGGCCAACCGTCACCGTCGTCTCCGCCAAGGGCGAGGCCACCACGGACACCGTCCCTGTTCCCAATGTCTTCAAG GCCCCCATCCGCCCGGATATCGTCCACGCGGTGCACACTGGCATGAACAAGAACCGCCGCCAGCCTTACGCTGT CTCCGAGAAGGCTGGTCACCAAACTTCTGCCGAGTCCTGGGGTACCGGTCGCGCTGTGGCCCGTATCCCCCGTGTCTCTGGTGGAGGTACTCACCGTGCCGGTCAGGCCGCGTTCGGTAACATGTGCCGCTCCGGTCGCATGTTCGCTCCCACCAAGGTCTGGCGCAAGTGGCACCAGAAGATCAACCTGAACCAGAAGCGCTTCGCTACCGCCTCTGCGCTCGCTGCTTCAGGAAGCCCCGCTCTTCTCCTCGCCCGTGGCCACGCCATCAGCACCGTCCCTGAGGTACCCCTCGTTATCTCATCGACTGCTTTTGCCGATGCTGCCATTAAGAAGACCTCCGCTGCTGTTGCTCTGCTGAAGGCTGTCGGTGCTGGTGCCGATGTCGAGAAAGCCCGCAACACACGCAAGCTCCGCGCTGGTAAGGGCAAGCTCCGTGGCCGCCGCCACAAGCAGCGCCGTGGACCTCTCGTCATCTACAACCCTGATGAGGATGGCAAGGAGCTCGTCCTTGCTTTCCGCAACATCCCAGGTGTCGAGACCTCATCCGTCTACTCTCTCAACCTTCTCCAGCTCGCCCCCGGCGGTCACCTTGGCCGCTTCATTGTCTGGACTTCATCTGCTTTCACCGCCCTTGACAAGGTCTACGGCTCTACCACCGAGCCCTCAGCGCTCAAGAAGGACTTCCTCCTTCCATCAACAATGATGACCCAGCCTGACCTCAGCAAGATCATCAACTCCAGCGATGTCCAGAAGGTCCTCCGTCCCGTCCGTGGCGGAGCCGTTTCCAAGCGTGGTGTCGTACAAAAGAAGAACCCGCTCAAGAACTTCCAGGTACAGCTCCGTCTCAACCCCTACGCTGCTACCTTCTCCAAGGAGAAGTTGGGCCAGAAGTCTCTTGAGGCCAAGAAGCCCGAGCCCATGGCCGAGACCTTCTACGACCTCCTTCACGAGAACTAG